A region from the Pseudomonas sp. KU26590 genome encodes:
- a CDS encoding efflux RND transporter periplasmic adaptor subunit — translation MADPNAAVSVAVGTASTADVPVIQQALGTVVPNYSVTVTSRVDGELMAVYFTEGQYVKKGQVLAQIDPRAYQATLDQYLGDMAQNQALLKSAQLTAERYKRLFAKDSLAKQDLDTQMATVGQYAGAVKADQGQIDAAKLNLVYAKIVSPIDGYVGLRLVDPGNIVASSSTTGIVTVTQTNPIAVTFSLPQAQLATLLPKVRKGETLSVQALDQLGNTPLATGALKFISNEIDTSTGSIKLKALFDNPAEKLYPNQFVNVKLTTDTLHNAVVVPSAAVQLSSDGEFLYVVKDGKVARRSVKVGPALGEQTVISQGVDKGDQVVTRGIDHLRDGSKVNIEAEKPAGADVATTNATKPAAGNAAP, via the coding sequence ATGGCGGACCCCAACGCCGCCGTGAGCGTCGCGGTCGGCACGGCCAGTACAGCCGACGTTCCGGTGATTCAGCAGGCGCTGGGCACGGTCGTGCCCAACTACTCGGTCACCGTGACCAGCCGGGTAGACGGTGAGCTGATGGCCGTGTATTTCACCGAAGGGCAGTACGTCAAGAAAGGGCAGGTACTCGCGCAGATCGACCCCCGTGCCTACCAGGCCACGCTGGACCAGTACCTGGGCGACATGGCGCAGAACCAGGCGCTGCTCAAAAGCGCGCAACTGACCGCCGAACGCTACAAACGGCTGTTCGCCAAGGACTCCCTCGCCAAGCAAGACCTGGACACGCAGATGGCCACCGTCGGCCAGTACGCCGGGGCGGTGAAGGCGGATCAGGGCCAGATCGATGCGGCGAAACTCAATCTGGTGTACGCCAAAATCGTTTCGCCGATTGATGGCTACGTCGGCTTGCGTCTGGTGGACCCGGGCAACATCGTGGCATCCAGCAGCACCACCGGCATCGTCACCGTGACCCAGACCAACCCGATCGCGGTGACCTTCAGCCTGCCCCAGGCGCAATTGGCGACCCTGCTGCCCAAGGTCCGTAAAGGCGAGACCCTGAGCGTGCAGGCCCTCGATCAGTTGGGCAACACGCCGCTGGCCACGGGTGCGCTAAAATTCATCAGCAACGAAATCGACACCAGCACCGGCAGCATCAAACTGAAGGCGCTGTTCGATAACCCCGCCGAGAAGCTTTACCCCAACCAGTTCGTCAACGTGAAGCTGACCACCGACACCCTGCACAACGCTGTGGTGGTGCCGTCGGCCGCCGTGCAATTGAGCAGCGATGGCGAGTTTCTGTACGTGGTCAAGGACGGCAAGGTCGCCCGCCGCAGCGTCAAGGTCGGCCCGGCCCTCGGAGAACAGACGGTCATCAGCCAGGGCGTGGACAAAGGCGATCAGGTCGTCACCCGTGGCATTGATCATTTGCGTGACGGCAGCAAGGTGAACATCGAGGCGGAAAAACCGGCCGGCGCGGACGTCGCCACGACAAATGCCACCAAGCCGGCTGCCGGCAACGCTGCCCCATGA
- a CDS encoding GGDEF domain-containing protein → MNSLTADDRSQVTREATVTYWKHIVPIVQIAFAIHVLLLGLFLLVDVPVMWMTNAVSVTAYIACLLSIRRRLYRCAGMLICIEVIIHAAIATWCVGWDSNFYLYVFCIVPIIAFGFHSSPVRRRCLNTAVLIVTVGGYVLRNKVPVTSISPHAQDLFGAVNALAATALLLHVTALSVRFNLTMHMNLYQSAHRDSLTNLYTRRRVLQRLRQLGGGRREIPTALVLIDIDHFKQINDQHGHDLGDVVLQQVADVIAKCVRTTDIAARWGGEEFLVLMPNTPFEDARLIAERILTHIREEVGEIRQMSLNLTATLAVATLQEGETFRDALNRADQRLYEGKQEGRNRVMLAE, encoded by the coding sequence ATGAACAGCCTCACAGCCGATGACCGAAGTCAGGTCACTCGCGAAGCCACCGTTACCTACTGGAAACACATCGTCCCGATCGTGCAGATCGCCTTCGCGATCCATGTGCTGCTGCTGGGTTTGTTCCTGCTTGTGGATGTGCCGGTGATGTGGATGACCAATGCGGTGAGCGTCACGGCCTACATCGCCTGTCTGCTGTCGATCAGGCGCCGCTTGTACCGCTGCGCCGGCATGCTCATCTGCATTGAAGTCATCATCCACGCCGCGATTGCCACCTGGTGTGTTGGCTGGGACAGCAACTTCTATCTCTACGTGTTCTGCATCGTGCCCATCATCGCCTTCGGCTTTCATTCGTCGCCTGTGCGGCGCAGGTGCCTGAACACGGCCGTGCTTATCGTTACGGTGGGCGGCTACGTCCTGCGCAACAAGGTGCCGGTGACCAGCATCAGCCCCCATGCGCAGGACCTTTTTGGCGCGGTCAATGCTTTGGCCGCGACGGCGCTGTTGCTGCACGTCACGGCGCTGTCGGTGCGCTTTAACCTGACCATGCACATGAACCTTTACCAGTCTGCCCACCGCGACAGCCTGACCAACCTCTACACCCGGCGCCGCGTGCTGCAGCGCTTGCGTCAGTTGGGCGGAGGTCGCCGCGAGATCCCCACGGCGCTGGTGCTGATCGACATCGATCACTTCAAACAGATCAACGACCAGCATGGCCACGACCTGGGCGACGTGGTGCTGCAGCAGGTGGCCGACGTCATCGCCAAGTGCGTACGCACCACCGACATCGCCGCGCGCTGGGGCGGCGAGGAGTTTCTGGTGTTGATGCCCAACACCCCCTTCGAGGACGCCCGGCTGATCGCCGAGCGAATTCTCACGCACATTCGCGAAGAGGTCGGGGAGATCAGGCAGATGAGCCTGAACCTCACGGCGACCCTTGCAGTGGCAACGTTGCAAGAGGGGGAGACCTTCCGGGATGCGCTTAACCGGGCGGATCAGCGCCTGTATGAAGGCAAGCAGGAGGGACGCAATCGGGTGATGCTGGCGGAGTGA
- a CDS encoding efflux RND transporter permease subunit, translated as MNPSRLFIQRPVATVLLMLAVMLAGIFAYRLLSTSALPEVDYPTIQVTTLYPGASSSVLASAVTAPLERQLGQMSGLAQMYSTSSAGASVITLKFSLDLSLDVAEQEVQAAINAADSLLPTDLPNPPTYKKVNPADTAVLTLAATSDSLPLTRVQDLVNTRVALKLSQISGVGMVSLAGGQQPAVKIEVNPTSLAAHGLTLEDVYDKVNAANVNGSKGGFDGPSHSITIDANDQLRDAVEYGELVLAYENGAALRLKDVATTSEAPQDQYLGATANGQPAIVIAVQRQPGANVIDVVDSIKQKLATLQTALPDSVKLTVISDRTQTIRASIKDVQIELLLSIGLVVLVTFAFLGNFTATLIPSLAVPLSLIGTFGVMYLAGFSVNNLTLMALTIATGFVIDDAIVVVENISRHLEEGEEPMAAALKGSQEIGFTIISLTFSLIAVLIPLLFMGDVVGRLFREFAITLAVAILVSMVVSLTLTPMLCAHLLRHVPEGEKGRFAAWGDRQYQKVLNGYDRGLVWVLDHQRLTLLVAVGTVALTGLLYLVVPKGFFPTQDTGLIQGFTRASQDVSFSEMARRQQAMVEVVRQDPAVESVSSTIGVDGSNDSLNNGRLQIGLKPFDERADTATQVITRLEKSASGVSGIQLHLVSSQDLTVDDQLTPSQYQFTLDDSESANLSTLTPRLIEKLQHRPEMRDVVDNLQDQGLVAYVELNRAAAMRYGISASDVDTALYNAFGQRLISTIFTQSNQYRVVLQVPGQFQQSLAAFDNIYLAAATGSTSTTASTTSGTSSSTTIQSTSSSSTTTTGTAAQMVRLTDIAKVGQRTGSLSLSRLDQFPAVTVSFNLADGYSLEQAQQAISEVMTELNAPSSITLRYQGAAEAFQTATGNTLWLILAALVTMYIVLGMLYESFIHPVTILSTLPSAAIGALLALLLTGTEFSLIALIGVVLLIGIVKKNAIMMIDFALEGRQHQRLNARDAIHRAALLRLRPILMTTLAALFGALPLMLATGAGAELRRPLGLVIVGGLLLSQVLTLFTTPVIYLMFDRLSERARARFTRGSTRGSARGSTGDGDQGSARP; from the coding sequence ATGAATCCCTCAAGACTGTTTATCCAGCGCCCGGTGGCAACAGTGCTGCTGATGCTCGCGGTGATGCTGGCCGGTATTTTCGCTTACCGCCTGCTGTCGACCTCGGCGCTGCCGGAAGTGGACTACCCGACCATCCAGGTCACCACGCTGTACCCCGGCGCGAGCTCCAGTGTGCTCGCGTCGGCGGTTACTGCGCCGCTGGAGCGCCAACTGGGGCAGATGTCGGGGCTGGCGCAGATGTATTCGACCAGTTCGGCAGGGGCGTCGGTGATTACCCTGAAGTTCTCCCTGGATTTGTCGCTGGACGTCGCCGAGCAGGAAGTGCAGGCGGCGATCAATGCCGCCGACAGCCTGCTGCCCACCGACCTGCCGAATCCGCCGACCTATAAAAAGGTCAACCCGGCCGACACCGCCGTGCTGACCCTCGCGGCGACGTCCGACAGCCTGCCGCTGACCCGTGTGCAGGATCTGGTCAACACCCGTGTCGCGCTCAAGCTCTCGCAGATTTCCGGCGTCGGCATGGTCAGCCTGGCGGGCGGTCAGCAGCCCGCCGTGAAGATCGAAGTCAACCCCACCAGCCTGGCGGCCCACGGCCTGACCCTGGAAGACGTCTACGACAAGGTCAACGCCGCCAACGTCAACGGTTCCAAGGGCGGCTTTGACGGCCCGTCGCACTCCATCACCATCGACGCCAATGACCAACTGCGCGATGCGGTGGAGTACGGCGAGCTGGTGCTGGCCTACGAGAACGGCGCCGCGCTGCGTCTCAAAGATGTCGCGACCACCTCCGAAGCGCCTCAGGATCAGTACCTGGGTGCGACGGCGAACGGGCAGCCGGCGATTGTCATCGCGGTCCAGCGCCAGCCGGGTGCCAACGTCATTGACGTGGTCGACAGCATCAAGCAGAAGCTGGCGACGCTGCAAACGGCCTTGCCCGACTCCGTCAAACTGACGGTCATCAGCGACCGGACCCAGACCATCCGCGCCTCGATCAAGGACGTGCAGATCGAGCTGCTGCTGTCCATCGGGCTGGTGGTGCTGGTGACCTTTGCGTTCCTCGGCAACTTCACCGCCACCCTGATCCCGAGCCTCGCGGTGCCGCTGTCGCTGATCGGCACGTTCGGCGTCATGTACCTGGCCGGCTTCAGCGTGAATAACCTGACGTTGATGGCGCTGACCATCGCCACCGGCTTCGTCATCGACGACGCCATTGTGGTGGTCGAGAACATTTCCCGTCACCTGGAGGAGGGCGAGGAGCCCATGGCGGCGGCGCTGAAAGGCTCCCAGGAAATCGGCTTCACGATCATTTCCCTGACCTTCTCGTTGATTGCCGTGCTGATCCCGCTGCTGTTCATGGGTGACGTGGTAGGGCGGCTGTTTCGCGAGTTCGCCATCACCCTGGCCGTGGCGATTCTGGTGTCGATGGTGGTGTCACTGACCCTCACGCCGATGCTTTGCGCACACCTGTTGCGGCACGTGCCTGAAGGCGAAAAAGGCCGCTTTGCGGCCTGGGGCGATCGCCAGTACCAAAAAGTGTTGAACGGCTACGACCGCGGTCTGGTGTGGGTGCTTGACCACCAGCGCCTGACGCTGCTGGTGGCCGTCGGCACCGTGGCGCTCACCGGCCTGCTCTATCTGGTGGTGCCGAAAGGCTTCTTCCCGACCCAGGACACGGGGCTGATTCAAGGCTTCACCCGCGCCTCACAGGACGTGTCCTTCAGCGAAATGGCCCGTCGTCAGCAGGCGATGGTTGAAGTCGTGCGACAGGACCCGGCGGTGGAGTCGGTGTCGTCCACCATCGGCGTCGACGGCAGCAATGACTCGTTGAACAACGGCCGTCTGCAGATCGGCCTCAAGCCCTTCGACGAGCGTGCCGACACCGCGACCCAGGTCATCACCCGGCTGGAGAAATCCGCCAGTGGGGTGTCCGGGATTCAGCTGCATCTGGTCTCGTCCCAGGACCTCACCGTCGATGACCAGCTAACCCCGAGCCAGTACCAGTTCACCCTCGACGACTCGGAAAGCGCCAACCTGTCGACGCTGACGCCGCGGCTGATCGAGAAATTGCAGCACCGCCCGGAAATGCGCGACGTCGTCGACAACCTGCAGGACCAGGGCCTAGTGGCGTACGTCGAGCTCAATCGGGCAGCGGCCATGCGCTACGGCATCAGCGCCTCCGACGTTGATACCGCGTTGTACAACGCCTTCGGCCAGCGCCTGATTTCAACCATTTTCACCCAGTCCAACCAGTACCGCGTGGTGCTGCAGGTGCCGGGCCAGTTCCAGCAATCCCTGGCGGCGTTCGACAACATCTATCTGGCGGCGGCGACCGGTTCTACCTCGACGACGGCCAGCACGACATCGGGCACGTCGTCGAGCACCACCATCCAGAGCACGTCGTCGAGTTCGACCACCACCACAGGCACGGCGGCGCAAATGGTCCGCCTGACCGACATCGCCAAGGTCGGCCAACGCACCGGTTCGCTGTCCCTCAGCCGTCTGGATCAGTTTCCGGCGGTAACGGTGTCGTTCAACCTGGCAGACGGTTATTCCCTGGAGCAGGCGCAACAGGCGATCAGCGAGGTGATGACCGAGCTGAACGCGCCGAGCAGCATCACGCTGCGTTATCAGGGCGCTGCCGAGGCGTTCCAGACCGCCACGGGCAACACGCTGTGGCTGATCCTGGCAGCGCTGGTCACCATGTACATCGTGCTGGGCATGCTTTACGAGAGCTTCATCCACCCGGTCACGATTCTCTCGACGTTGCCCTCGGCGGCGATCGGTGCCTTGCTGGCGTTGCTGCTGACCGGGACCGAATTCAGCCTGATCGCGCTGATCGGCGTGGTGCTGTTGATCGGCATCGTGAAGAAGAACGCGATCATGATGATCGACTTCGCCCTTGAGGGTCGTCAGCACCAGCGCCTCAACGCGCGGGACGCCATTCACCGGGCGGCGCTGCTGCGCTTGCGACCGATCCTGATGACCACGCTGGCGGCGCTGTTCGGGGCGCTGCCGCTGATGCTCGCCACGGGGGCCGGGGCTGAGCTGCGTCGGCCGCTGGGGCTGGTGATTGTCGGCGGGCTGTTGCTCAGCCAGGTGCTGACGCTGTTCACCACGCCGGTGATCTACCTGATGTTTGATCGCCTGTCCGAGCGGGCCAGGGCGCGCTTCACGCGGGGGAGCACGCGGGGCAGCGCTCGTGGAAGTACCGGGGACGGCGATCAGGGCAGTGCGCGGCCATGA
- a CDS encoding NADH:flavin oxidoreductase/NADH oxidase encodes MSALFEPFTLKDVTLRNRIAIPPMCQYVADNGVINDWHHVHLASMARGGAGLVVVEATAVSPEGRITPGCAGIWSDEHAQAFIPAVQAIKAAGSIPGIQIAHAGRKASANRPWEGDDHMAADDARGWQTIAPSAIAFGANLPKVPQEMTLDDIARVKQDFVDAARRAREAGFEWIELHFAHGYLGQSFFSEHSNQRTDAYGGSFDNRSRFLLETLAAVREVWPENLPLTARFGVIEYDGRDEQTLTESIELARRFRAGGLDLLSVSVGFTIPETNIPWGPAFMGPVAERVRREAGIPVTSAWGFGDPQLAQAAVQNGQLDLVSIGRAHLADPHWAYFAAKELGVDKAAWTLPAPYAHWLERYR; translated from the coding sequence ATGTCTGCATTGTTCGAACCCTTCACGCTGAAGGACGTGACCCTGCGTAACCGCATCGCCATTCCTCCAATGTGTCAGTACGTGGCAGACAACGGCGTCATCAACGACTGGCACCACGTTCACCTCGCCAGCATGGCCCGCGGCGGCGCCGGTCTGGTGGTCGTCGAAGCCACAGCCGTCTCCCCTGAAGGTCGCATCACCCCGGGTTGCGCCGGTATCTGGAGCGACGAGCACGCCCAGGCATTCATCCCTGCCGTGCAGGCGATCAAGGCCGCGGGTTCGATCCCGGGCATCCAGATCGCCCACGCCGGTCGCAAGGCCAGCGCCAACCGTCCATGGGAAGGCGACGACCACATGGCCGCCGATGACGCCCGTGGCTGGCAGACCATCGCGCCCTCGGCCATCGCCTTTGGCGCCAACCTGCCGAAAGTCCCGCAGGAAATGACCCTGGACGACATCGCCCGGGTCAAGCAGGACTTCGTCGACGCCGCACGCCGCGCCCGTGAAGCCGGCTTTGAGTGGATCGAGCTGCACTTTGCCCACGGTTACCTGGGCCAGAGCTTCTTCTCCGAACACTCCAACCAGCGCACCGACGCCTACGGCGGCAGCTTCGACAACCGCAGCCGCTTCCTGCTGGAAACCCTCGCCGCCGTGCGTGAAGTCTGGCCGGAAAACCTGCCCCTGACTGCGCGCTTCGGTGTGATCGAGTACGACGGCCGTGACGAGCAGACCCTCACCGAATCCATCGAACTGGCGCGCCGCTTCAGGGCCGGCGGTCTGGATCTGCTGAGCGTCAGCGTCGGCTTCACCATCCCGGAAACCAACATTCCGTGGGGCCCGGCCTTCATGGGCCCGGTCGCCGAACGCGTACGCCGCGAAGCCGGTATCCCGGTGACCTCGGCATGGGGTTTTGGCGATCCGCAACTGGCTCAGGCCGCCGTGCAAAACGGTCAGCTGGACCTGGTGTCCATCGGCCGGGCGCACTTGGCGGACCCGCATTGGGCGTATTTCGCCGCCAAGGAGCTGGGCGTCGACAAAGCCGCGTGGACCCTGCCTGCGCCTTACGCCCACTGGCTGGAACGCTATCGTTAA
- a CDS encoding ArsR/SmtB family transcription factor, with translation MRAFKHPLPTELTLERLLYALSDPVRLDIVRCLSSVAEATCGELDGGRPKSSMSHHFRVLRDAGLVHTRNIGTTHLNSLRTEELDARFPGLLRSILAQA, from the coding sequence ATGCGCGCCTTCAAACATCCGTTACCCACCGAACTCACACTTGAGCGTTTGCTTTACGCTTTAAGTGACCCCGTGCGTCTCGACATCGTTCGCTGTCTTTCCTCGGTGGCCGAGGCGACTTGCGGTGAACTCGACGGCGGGCGACCCAAGTCCAGCATGTCCCATCACTTCCGGGTGCTGCGCGACGCGGGCCTGGTGCACACGCGTAACATCGGCACCACGCACTTGAACTCACTGCGCACCGAGGAGCTGGATGCGCGGTTTCCGGGATTGTTGCGCAGCATTCTGGCGCAGGCGTGA
- a CDS encoding efflux RND transporter permease subunit codes for MNLSRIFIRRPVATLLLSLSITLAGILGYMLLPVAPLPQVDFPTIMVSASLPGASPETMAATVATPLERSLGQIAGITEMTSTSSQGSTTLILQFELDRDINGAARDVQAGINAARSLLPSSMPSLPTYRKANPSEAPVLMLALTSSTRSPGELYDLAYSKLQQKIAQVNGVGEVSVRGGALPAVRIDVQPNLLNHAGISLEAVRQTINDATKAKPKGILQGEGQSWVIDGNDQIDKAADYQDLVITYQNGAAVRLRDVANVYDSVEDTFVGGYYNGQPSVTLGVTRQAGANMLKTIDSIKALMPELQREIPGDVQLISVIDRGPTVRSSLHDTEETLLIATLLVIAVVFVFLRNLRATLIPAVVLPVSLIGTCSIMYLLGYSLDNLSLMALIICTGFVVDDAIVVLENIARYQEQGMRPLRAALMGTREVGFTVLSMTLSLIAVFIPILLMGSIVGRLFREFAVTLSIALGLSMLVSLSLTPVLCVLLLRQPAHDAREPRLYRWIEAGIARMQGAYLTALAWVMRHRLLTMFSLLLTVGLNVYLYATVPKGFFPAQDTGVLMGAVRADQNISFQALKPHLMQIAHDLAADPDVEAVMSSTGSGRAGSRNTGDFFIRLKDYKQRTSSAAAVANRLTRANNKVAGIQVFLMPAEDIRVGGRSANATYQFSLQADDLDLLRVWEPKVEAALRALPQLTGIDSDSQTGGQEMKLHIDRAAASRLGVSVSDIDNLLNNAYSQRQVATLYKTLNQYHVIMGLDPVYTQDATMLDRMYVINADNQQVPLTAFATFSPDNAPLAVAHQGQSATSTIAFNLQDGVSLEQATAAINAAVDKVGLPRDIQYGFAGTAQAFAALAASMPWLIGAALLAVYIVLGVLYESYIHPLTILSTLPSAGVGALLLLKAVNMQLTVIALIGILLLIGIVKKNAIMMIDFALMAERDRKMTPEQAIIEACRMRFRPIMMTTLAAFFGALPLALGSGGDADLRKPLGVAIAGGLVLSQLLTLFTTPVVYLYLDRLSRASRHFWHTRIRRTHVPG; via the coding sequence ATGAATCTGTCGCGCATTTTTATCCGCCGTCCGGTGGCGACGCTGTTGCTGAGCCTGAGCATCACCCTGGCGGGGATTCTCGGTTACATGCTGCTGCCGGTGGCGCCGCTGCCCCAGGTGGATTTCCCGACGATCATGGTCAGTGCCTCGCTGCCCGGTGCCAGCCCGGAGACCATGGCCGCCACGGTGGCCACGCCGCTGGAGCGCAGTCTCGGGCAGATCGCCGGCATCACCGAGATGACGTCCACCAGCAGCCAGGGCTCCACCACCCTGATCCTGCAATTCGAGCTCGACCGCGACATCAACGGCGCCGCCCGGGATGTGCAGGCCGGCATCAATGCCGCGCGCAGTCTGCTGCCCAGTTCCATGCCCTCGCTGCCCACGTACCGCAAAGCCAACCCGTCCGAGGCGCCGGTGCTGATGCTGGCGCTGACCTCATCGACGCGCAGCCCCGGCGAACTCTACGACCTGGCCTACAGCAAGTTGCAGCAGAAGATCGCCCAGGTGAACGGCGTGGGCGAGGTGTCGGTGCGCGGCGGCGCCTTGCCGGCCGTGCGCATCGACGTGCAGCCCAACCTGCTCAACCATGCCGGTATTTCCCTGGAGGCCGTGCGGCAGACGATCAACGACGCCACCAAGGCCAAGCCCAAAGGCATTTTGCAGGGTGAGGGGCAGAGCTGGGTGATTGACGGCAATGACCAGATCGACAAGGCCGCCGATTACCAGGACCTGGTCATCACCTACCAGAACGGCGCCGCTGTGCGTCTGCGCGATGTGGCCAATGTCTACGACTCGGTGGAGGACACCTTTGTCGGCGGCTATTACAACGGCCAGCCCTCGGTGACGCTGGGCGTGACCCGTCAGGCCGGCGCCAACATGCTCAAGACCATCGACAGCATCAAAGCGCTGATGCCCGAGTTGCAGCGCGAGATCCCGGGTGACGTGCAACTGATCAGCGTCATCGACCGTGGCCCGACGGTGCGTTCGTCCTTGCATGACACCGAAGAAACCCTGCTGATCGCCACCTTGCTGGTGATCGCCGTGGTCTTCGTGTTTTTGCGCAACCTGCGCGCGACGCTGATTCCGGCGGTGGTGCTGCCAGTGTCGCTGATTGGCACCTGCTCGATCATGTACCTGCTCGGTTATAGCCTCGATAACCTGTCGCTGATGGCGCTGATCATCTGCACCGGTTTTGTGGTGGATGACGCGATCGTGGTGCTGGAAAACATCGCGCGCTATCAGGAACAGGGCATGCGTCCGCTGCGTGCGGCGCTGATGGGCACCCGCGAAGTCGGCTTTACGGTGCTGTCCATGACCCTGTCGCTGATCGCCGTGTTCATCCCGATCCTGCTGATGGGCAGCATTGTCGGGCGGCTGTTCCGGGAGTTCGCGGTGACCTTGAGCATCGCTCTGGGCCTGTCGATGCTGGTGTCGCTGAGCCTGACCCCGGTGCTGTGTGTCCTGCTGCTGCGCCAGCCCGCCCATGATGCCCGCGAGCCGCGGCTTTATCGCTGGATTGAAGCCGGGATTGCGCGGATGCAGGGCGCTTATCTCACGGCCTTGGCCTGGGTCATGCGCCATCGGCTGTTGACCATGTTCAGCCTGCTGCTGACCGTGGGGCTCAACGTGTATCTCTACGCCACGGTGCCAAAAGGGTTTTTCCCGGCCCAGGACACAGGTGTGCTGATGGGTGCCGTGCGCGCCGATCAGAACATTTCATTCCAGGCGCTCAAGCCGCACCTGATGCAGATCGCCCATGACCTGGCGGCTGACCCGGACGTTGAGGCGGTGATGTCATCCACCGGCAGCGGGCGGGCAGGGTCGCGCAACACCGGCGACTTCTTCATTCGGCTCAAGGACTACAAACAGCGCACCAGCAGCGCGGCGGCGGTGGCGAACCGGTTGACCCGGGCAAATAACAAGGTGGCGGGGATTCAGGTGTTCCTGATGCCCGCCGAGGACATCCGTGTCGGCGGGCGCAGCGCCAACGCCACCTATCAGTTCAGCCTGCAGGCCGACGATCTGGACCTGCTGCGGGTGTGGGAACCGAAGGTCGAGGCGGCACTGCGTGCATTGCCGCAACTGACCGGCATCGACTCCGATTCCCAGACCGGCGGCCAGGAGATGAAACTGCACATCGACCGCGCCGCCGCCAGTCGTCTGGGGGTCAGCGTCAGCGACATCGACAACCTGCTGAACAACGCCTACAGCCAGCGGCAGGTGGCGACGCTGTACAAAACCCTGAACCAGTACCACGTCATCATGGGGCTGGACCCGGTGTACACCCAGGACGCGACGATGCTCGACCGCATGTATGTGATCAATGCCGATAACCAGCAAGTGCCGCTGACCGCGTTTGCCACCTTCAGCCCGGACAATGCGCCGCTGGCCGTGGCGCATCAGGGCCAGTCGGCGACCAGCACCATCGCGTTCAATCTGCAGGATGGCGTCTCCCTGGAGCAGGCCACGGCCGCCATTAATGCGGCCGTCGACAAGGTCGGCTTGCCCCGTGACATCCAGTACGGATTCGCCGGCACAGCCCAGGCTTTCGCCGCGCTCGCGGCCAGCATGCCGTGGTTGATCGGGGCGGCGTTGCTGGCGGTGTACATCGTGCTAGGTGTGCTCTACGAGAGTTACATCCACCCGCTGACGATTCTGTCGACCTTGCCGTCGGCGGGGGTTGGCGCCTTGCTGCTGCTCAAGGCGGTGAACATGCAACTGACGGTGATCGCCCTGATCGGCATTCTGTTGCTGATCGGCATCGTCAAAAAGAACGCCATCATGATGATCGACTTCGCCCTGATGGCCGAGCGCGACCGCAAGATGACGCCGGAACAGGCCATCATCGAAGCCTGCCGCATGCGCTTCCGGCCCATCATGATGACCACGCTGGCCGCCTTTTTCGGCGCTTTACCGCTTGCCCTCGGCAGCGGCGGCGATGCCGACCTGCGCAAACCGCTGGGTGTCGCGATCGCCGGCGGTCTGGTGCTGAGCCAGTTGCTGACCCTGTTTACCACCCCGGTGGTGTACCTCTATCTCGATCGCCTGAGCCGTGCTTCGCGGCATTTCTGGCACACGCGTATCCGCCGCACTCACGTGCCCGGCTGA
- a CDS encoding YrzE family protein yields MIRDDQVTPVGYDDPVYRGTAVAPLLKRISWGAILAGVVLALVVSLMLSLLGTAIGSASIDPLQEADPLAGMGKGAGIWLGVSMVISLFVGGWAAGRLAHREGAFHGILVWASVSLISVYLVSSAVTGVVRGGLNLAGSGLSAVGSGIAQVAPAVGGQIQEQLRAQGIDFNLNDIQGEIEQAMRQTGKPELDPNTVKQDVATTQQDAKNTAQRSAQDPQQADEQLSGLLDRLKAKGDQAWDAADRQAFVNLIKARGNKTDAEANQIVDQAQASYRQAYAKYQELKAQAEQKAREAADVAAKNISRAAWILLLTLVVSALVAAGAGAMGRRTQPVAKIVTAV; encoded by the coding sequence ATGATTCGCGATGACCAAGTAACGCCCGTTGGATACGACGACCCCGTCTACCGAGGCACTGCCGTTGCCCCCTTGCTCAAACGTATTTCCTGGGGCGCCATTCTGGCCGGTGTCGTACTGGCACTGGTCGTATCACTCATGCTCAGCTTGCTGGGCACCGCCATCGGCAGCGCCAGCATCGACCCGCTGCAAGAAGCCGACCCGCTGGCGGGCATGGGCAAAGGCGCCGGCATCTGGCTGGGTGTGAGTATGGTCATTTCCCTGTTCGTCGGTGGCTGGGCCGCCGGCCGGTTGGCCCATCGTGAAGGCGCCTTCCACGGCATTCTGGTCTGGGCCAGCGTTTCGCTGATCAGCGTGTATCTGGTCTCCAGCGCCGTGACCGGCGTGGTACGTGGCGGTCTGAACCTGGCGGGCAGCGGCCTGTCGGCAGTGGGCAGCGGTATCGCGCAAGTGGCCCCGGCCGTTGGCGGCCAGATTCAGGAGCAACTGCGTGCCCAGGGCATCGACTTCAATTTGAACGACATTCAGGGTGAGATCGAACAAGCCATGCGTCAGACCGGCAAGCCTGAACTGGACCCGAACACAGTCAAGCAGGACGTCGCCACTACCCAGCAAGACGCGAAAAACACCGCACAGCGCAGCGCCCAGGATCCACAACAGGCCGATGAGCAACTGAGCGGCTTGCTGGACCGTCTGAAAGCCAAGGGTGATCAGGCGTGGGACGCGGCTGACCGTCAGGCCTTCGTCAACCTGATCAAGGCCCGTGGCAACAAGACCGACGCCGAGGCCAATCAGATCGTCGATCAGGCCCAGGCCAGCTACCGTCAGGCCTACGCCAAGTACCAGGAGCTGAAAGCTCAGGCCGAACAGAAAGCCCGTGAAGCGGCGGACGTCGCGGCGAAAAACATTTCCCGCGCCGCCTGGATCCTGCTGCTCACCCTGGTGGTTTCCGCCCTTGTCGCCGCAGGTGCCGGTGCAATGGGTCGTCGTACCCAGCCGGTTGCGAAGATCGTTACCGCCGTCTAA